A single Pieris rapae chromosome 2, ilPieRapa1.1, whole genome shotgun sequence DNA region contains:
- the LOC110995314 gene encoding calcium-activated potassium channel slowpoke isoform X2, whose protein sequence is MASSEEEATTAPIPEDDDCLSVRKWWCFLLSSIFTFLAGLLVVLLCRACAFVCCRREPELSPNDPKLKEQKAARQGKQEFEGTFMTEAKDWAGELISGQTTTGRILVVLVFILSIASLIIYFIDASSEEVERCQKWSDNITQQIDLAFNIFFMVYFFIRFIAASDKLWFMLEMYSFVDYFTIPPSFVSIYLDRTWIGLRFLRALRLMTVPDILQYLNILKTSSSIRLAQLVSIFISVWLTAAGIIHLLENSGDPLDFENAQSLSYWTCVYFLIVTMSTVGYGDVFCRTVLGRTFLVFFLLVGLAIFASCIPEIIDLIGTRPKYGGTLKNERGRRHIVVCGHITYESVSHFLKDFLHEDREDVDVEVVFLHRKPPDLELEGLFKRHFTTVEFFQGTIMNPIDLQRVKVHEADACLVLANKYCQDPDAEDAANIMRVISIKNYSDDIRVIIQLMQYHNKAYLLNIPSWDWKQGDDVICLAELKLGFIAQSCLAPGFSTMMANLFAMRSFKTSPDTQAWQNDYLQGTGCEMYTESLSTSFTGMTFAQASELCFTKLKLLLLAIEIKGEEGADSKISINPRNAKIHANTQGFFIAQSADEVKRAWFYCKACHEDIKDETLIKKCKCKNLTAHQRKVGADIDVGMMMMQTGMVKQNLNSYRSVPDVATFRKGVRAVQMVGRANDHHPPPTFTPPELPKKVHVRGEVARDRGEDISLINRNHRSAAPTALLSPMANQLMNSTTTRQVNKVKPNVTRAPPDTNQQEQDTNYQAYHLAYEVKKLMPTSRNSGGNQNSNGVSLPAGMADDQSKDFDFEKTEMKYDSTGMFHWSPARNLEDCILDRNQAAMTVLNGHVVVCLFADPDSPLIGLRNLVMPLRASNFHYHELKHVVIVGSVDYIRREWKMLQNLPKISVLNGSPLSRADLRAVNVNLCDMCCILSAKVPSNDDPTLADKEAILASLNIKAMTFDDTIGVLSAGVNGTNAVPAPPGASPAPVLLQRRGSVYGANVPMITELVNDSNVQFLDQDDDDDPDTELYLTQPFACGTAFAVSVLDSLMSTTYFNQNALTLIRSLITGGATPELELILAEGAGLRGGYSTSESLSNRDRCRVGQISLYNGPLAEFGEAGKYGDLFVAALQKYGMLCIGLYRFRDTSSSCDASSKRYVITNPPDDFCLLPTDQVFVLMQFDPGVEYHSSHLAATAGAKDDAS, encoded by the exons GTAGTTTTGGTGTTCATTCTAAGCATAGCATCGCTCATCATCTACTTCATTGACGCATCCAG TGAGGAGGTGGAGCGATGTCAGAAATGGAGTGACAATATAACTCAACAAATTGACCTTGcctttaacatattttttatggtcTACTTTTTTATACga tTTATAGCAGCTAGTGACAAACTGTGGTTCATGCTCGAGATGTATTCATTTGTAGATTATTTCACGATACCCCCATCATTTGTATCAATTTACCTGGATAGAACATGGATAG GGCTAAGGTTCCTCCGAGCTCTACGCTTAATGACCGTGCCTGATATTTTGCAGTACCTCAATATATTAAAGACATCAAGCTCAATTCGGTTGGCGCAActagtttctatatttatatccgTGTGGCTTACTGCAGCCGGTATTATTCATTTG TTGGAAAATTCTGGTGATCCGCTAGATTTCGAGAATGCGCAATCGTTGTCATATTGGACTTGCGTTTACTTTCTCATAGTCACAATGTCCACAGTAGGTTATGGTGATGTGTTCTGTCGAACAGTACTTGGCAGAacatttttggttttttttctCCTCGTCGGCTTG GCGATATTTGCCAGTTGTATCCCAGAGATAATTGACTTAATCGGCACTAGACCCAAGTATGGCGGCACCCTCAAGAATGAGCGGGGACGCAG GCATATAGTTGTATGTGGACATATTACGTACGAATCGGTGAGccattttttaaaagacttcCTGCATGAGGACAGAGAGGATGTGGATGTAGAAGTGGTTTTTTTACAcag GAAACCGCCCGACCTGGAGCTCGAAGGCCTGTTCAAGAGACACTTTACCACTGTGGAATTCTTTCAAGGCACCATTATGAACCCAATCGACCTTCAAAGGGTAAAA gtacACGAAGCTGACGCGTGCTTGGTGCTAGCTAACAAATACTGCCAGGATCCCGATGCTGAAGATGCAGCCAACATCATGAGGGTCATCTCCATCAAGAATTACTCCGATGATATTAGGGTCATCATTCAACTGATGCAGTACCACAATAAG GCCTACCTTTTAAACATTCCATCGTGGGATTGGAAGCAAGGAGACGATGTCATTTGCCTGGCAGAGCTGAAACTGGGTTTTATCGCGCAGAGCTGTCTCGCGCCGGGCTTTTCGACTATGATGGCGAATCTATTCGCTATGAGaagttttaaaaca TCGCCAGATACACAGGCATGGCAGAACGATTACCTGCAAGGAACTGGATGTGAGATGTACACAGAGAGCCTGTCAACATCCTTCACCGGAATGACATTTGCCCAAGCAAGCGA ACTATGCTTTACCAAGCTAAAGTTGTTGCTCCTGGCGATAGAGATCAAAGGTGAAGAAGGAGCTGACAGTAAGATATCAATAAATCCCAGAAATGCGAAGATACATGCGAATACACAAGGGTTTTTCATTGCCCAATCCGCTGATGAGGTTAAAAG gGCGTGGTTTTACTGCAAAGCGTGCCACGAAGACATTAAGGATGAAACACTCATCAAAAAGTGCAAATGCAAAAACT TGACCGCGCACCAGCGGAAGGTCGGAGCCGACATAG ATGTCGGAATGATGATGATGCAGACCGGGATGGTGAAACAAAATCTTAATTCATATCGAAGTGTTCCTGACG TGGCTACATTCAGGAAGGGCGTCCGAGCCGTCCAGATGGTGGGCCGGGCAA ATGACCACCATCCTCCCCCCACCTTCACGCCGCCAGAGTTGCCCAAGAAGGTCCATGTTCGAG GTGAAGTCGCCCGAGATCGAGGAGAGGATATTAGCT TGATAAATCGCAATCACCGTAGCGCGGCCCCAACTGCGTTGCTGTCCCCAATGGCCAACCAGCTCATGAACTCCACCACCACAAGACAAGTGAATAAAGTTAAGCCCAACGTAACAAGAGCTCCGCCTGATAC GAATCAGCAAGAGCAAGATACCAATTACCAGGCCTATCACCTTGCCTACGAAGTGAAAAAACTCAT GCCCACAAGTCGGAATAGCGGTGGCAATCAGAATAGTAATGGAGTAAGTCTGCCAGCTGGTATGGCAGACGACCAGTCAAAAGACTTCGATTTCGAAAAGACTGAAATGAAATATGACTCGACTGGAATGTTCCATTGGAGTCCTGCCCGAAATCTAGAAGATTGTATATTA GATAGAAACCAAGCCGCCATGACAGTACTAAATGGTCACGTGGTGGTCTGTTTGTTTGCGGACCCGGATTCGCCGCTCATCGGTCTTAGGAACCTGGTGATGCCGCTGCGTGCCTCGAACTTTCACTACCACGAACTTAAACACGTGGTCATCGTGGGTAGCGTCGATTATATACGACGGGAATGGAAGATGTTGCAGAATCTGCCAAAAATATCTGTTTTGAAC GGTTCACCGCTAAGCCGGGCCGACTTGCGTGCAGTGAACGTGAACCTGTGTGACATGTGCTGCATCCTGTCAGCGAAGGTGCCATCCAACGATGACCCAACGCTGGCTGACAAGGAAGCTATTCTGGCTTCGTTGAACATCAAG GCGATGACCTTCGATGACACGATAGGCGTGCTCAGTGCCGGGGTGAACGGAACTAACGCCGTGCCAGCGCCGCCAGGGGCTTCACCCGCGCCAGTCCTGCTGCAGCGAAGGGGTTCCGTATATGGCGCTAATGTGCCTATGATTACCG AGCTGGTTAACGATAGCAACGTGCAATTTCTGGATCAAGACGACGATGATGACCCAGACACAGAACTCTACCTCACACAGCCTTTCGCCTGCGGAACAGCCTTCGCCGTCAGTGTGTTGGACTCGCTCATGTCAACT ACGTATTTCAACCAGAACGCGCTGACATTAATCAGATCGCTAATAACTGGTGGGGCGACGCCCGAACTGGAACTGATCCTCGCGGAAGGAGCCGGCCTTAGAGGCGGTTACTCCACATCAGAGAGTTTATCCAACAG GGACCGTTGTCGTGTTGGCCAAATTTCGCTATACAACGGACCGTTGGCCGAATTCGGTGAGGCCGGCAAGTATGGAGACCTATTTGTCGCGGCATTACAAAAGTATGGGATGCTGTGCATCGGCCTCTATCGGTTCAGAGACACCTCATCGTCATGTGACGCTTCCAGCAAGCGATACGTCATCACCAACCCGCCTGATGATTTCTGCTTGCTGCCTACTGATCAG GTGTTCGTCCTAATGCAATTCGATCCTGGCGTCGAGTACCACTCGTCGCACCTGGCTGCGACAGCCGGGGCCAAAGACGACGCCTCCTGA